Proteins from a genomic interval of Qipengyuania sp. JC766:
- a CDS encoding LysR family transcriptional regulator — protein sequence MKLGEPTLDQLRIFLAVEEAGSFGGAARRMGRAVSAISYGIAQLEAQLGLTLFEREGSRKPVLSDAGRGLLAEARAVTDRADMLLAKTRSLHAGIESDVSLVVDVMVPGDVTASVLGAFRERYPTVSLRLQVEGLGAVAACLIERSSIVGVGGPVIADHPELERQDIGAIDLVPVAAPDHPLAKGTNRPGAGRDHLQLVLADRSQLTRGREFSVMSARTWRLGDLAAKHALLKEGLGWGNMPRPMILADLASGALVELDLPEKPGVSYRLSALWRRDTRPGPATSWLIDALRERLAECPR from the coding sequence ATGAAGCTCGGCGAGCCGACGCTCGACCAGCTGCGCATCTTCCTCGCCGTCGAGGAAGCGGGCAGTTTCGGCGGAGCCGCGCGCCGGATGGGGCGGGCCGTGTCCGCCATCAGCTACGGCATCGCGCAACTGGAAGCCCAGCTCGGCCTCACACTTTTCGAACGGGAGGGTTCGCGAAAGCCGGTCCTTTCCGATGCCGGGCGCGGCCTGCTGGCGGAAGCGCGGGCGGTCACGGACCGGGCCGACATGCTGCTCGCCAAGACGCGCAGCCTCCATGCCGGGATCGAAAGCGACGTATCGCTGGTCGTCGATGTCATGGTTCCGGGCGATGTGACCGCGTCCGTTCTCGGCGCCTTCCGGGAGCGGTACCCGACCGTTTCGCTCCGCCTGCAGGTCGAAGGGCTGGGCGCAGTGGCCGCCTGCCTGATCGAGCGATCGTCCATCGTGGGCGTCGGCGGTCCGGTCATTGCCGATCATCCGGAGCTGGAGCGGCAGGATATCGGTGCGATAGATCTGGTCCCCGTCGCCGCGCCGGACCATCCCCTCGCCAAAGGAACCAACCGCCCTGGTGCGGGGCGCGATCACTTGCAGCTGGTTTTGGCGGACCGGTCCCAGCTCACACGCGGGCGGGAGTTTTCCGTGATGAGCGCGCGGACCTGGCGGCTCGGCGATCTCGCGGCCAAGCATGCGCTGCTGAAGGAAGGGCTGGGATGGGGCAATATGCCGCGCCCGATGATCCTGGCGGACCTCGCATCGGGGGCACTCGTCGAACTCGACCTGCCGGAAAAGCCCGGCGTATCCTACCGGCTGAGCGCGCTCTGGCGCAGAGATACGCGGCCCGGCCCGGCGACCAGCTGGCTGATCGACGCCCTGCGCGAGCGCCTTGCCGAATGTCCCCGCTGA
- a CDS encoding branched-chain amino acid aminotransferase codes for MEFTHKPHPAPVPGETRAQAIADPGFGTVFTDHMVRIDYDEDQGGWHSPTLCPREPIALDPAAAVLHYAQEIFEGMKAYRHPDGRLALFRPDANAARFNQSAERMAMPHLPEDLFIDSLRHLLDADGDWFPTAEGGSLYLRPFMFATEAFLGVRPARKYTYLLIASPVGGYFKGGSRAVKIWASRNYTRAAPGGTGAAKTGGNYAASLVPQAEGIENGCDQVVFLDAVEKKWVEELGGMNLFFAFEDGSVITPPLTGTILPGITRDSLIQLMREEGLQVREEPYSIDQWRADATTGALLETMACGTAAVVTAVGTVAGPDGEFAIGSGGEGQLTTKLRNRLTGIQRGTEPDPHGWVMKL; via the coding sequence ATGGAATTCACGCACAAACCCCATCCCGCACCCGTTCCGGGAGAGACCCGCGCGCAAGCGATCGCCGATCCGGGTTTCGGCACGGTCTTCACCGATCACATGGTCCGGATCGATTATGACGAGGACCAGGGCGGCTGGCATTCACCCACGCTTTGCCCGCGCGAGCCGATCGCGCTCGATCCGGCCGCGGCGGTGCTGCATTACGCGCAGGAAATCTTCGAAGGGATGAAGGCCTACCGGCACCCGGACGGCAGGCTCGCCCTGTTCCGGCCGGATGCGAATGCCGCGCGTTTCAACCAGTCGGCCGAGCGCATGGCGATGCCGCATCTGCCAGAGGACCTGTTCATCGACAGCCTGCGGCACCTGCTGGATGCCGACGGCGACTGGTTCCCCACGGCGGAAGGCGGATCGCTGTACCTGCGGCCCTTCATGTTCGCGACCGAGGCGTTCCTGGGCGTGCGGCCTGCGCGCAAATACACCTACCTGCTGATCGCCAGCCCGGTCGGCGGATACTTCAAGGGCGGCAGCCGCGCGGTGAAGATCTGGGCCAGCCGCAACTACACCCGCGCCGCGCCGGGCGGCACGGGCGCGGCCAAGACCGGCGGCAACTACGCCGCCAGCCTCGTGCCGCAGGCCGAAGGCATCGAGAACGGCTGCGACCAGGTGGTTTTCCTGGATGCGGTCGAGAAGAAGTGGGTCGAGGAACTGGGCGGCATGAACCTGTTCTTCGCGTTCGAGGACGGCAGCGTGATCACGCCGCCGCTGACGGGCACGATCCTGCCGGGCATCACGCGCGACAGCCTGATCCAACTGATGCGCGAGGAAGGGTTGCAGGTCCGCGAGGAACCCTACAGCATCGACCAGTGGCGCGCGGATGCGACCACCGGCGCGCTGCTGGAAACGATGGCTTGCGGAACGGCGGCGGTCGTGACGGCAGTCGGCACGGTGGCGGGTCCGGACGGGGAATTCGCCATCGGTTCGGGCGGGGAAGGCCAGCTGACCACGAAGCTGCGCAACAGGCTGACCGGTATCCAGCGCGGCACTGAACCCGATCCGCATGGCTGGGTCATGAAGCTCTGA
- a CDS encoding TlyA family RNA methyltransferase, which translates to MPRKLRLDQLLVQRDLAESRTRAQALIMAGLVFSGETKLAKAGQQIAEDAPLEVRGRDHPWVSRGGIKLAHALDHFGLDPAGEVAMDVGSSTGGFTDVLLTRGASHVIAVDSGTNQLAWKLRQDPRVTVMEQTSARILTREMIGRPYGWVVCDASFISLAKVLEMPLELAETPCQLVALIKPQFEVRREEVGKGGVVRDRTLHSRVCDQVRAWLEGEGWTAQGIETSPITGPEGNVEFLIAAQRL; encoded by the coding sequence ATGCCACGCAAGCTCCGTCTCGATCAACTGCTCGTCCAGCGCGACCTCGCCGAAAGCCGCACCCGCGCACAAGCTCTGATCATGGCCGGCCTCGTCTTTTCGGGCGAAACCAAGCTCGCCAAGGCCGGCCAGCAGATCGCGGAGGACGCGCCGCTGGAGGTACGCGGGCGCGACCATCCCTGGGTCAGCCGCGGCGGCATCAAGCTGGCCCATGCACTGGACCATTTCGGGCTGGACCCGGCCGGGGAGGTCGCGATGGACGTCGGCAGTTCCACCGGCGGCTTCACCGACGTGCTCCTGACCCGCGGCGCATCGCATGTCATCGCGGTCGACAGCGGGACCAACCAGCTCGCGTGGAAGCTGCGGCAGGACCCGCGCGTCACGGTTATGGAACAGACCAGCGCCCGCATCCTGACACGCGAGATGATCGGCCGACCTTACGGCTGGGTGGTATGCGACGCCTCCTTCATTTCGCTCGCCAAGGTGCTCGAGATGCCCCTGGAGCTGGCGGAGACGCCGTGCCAGCTCGTCGCGCTGATCAAGCCGCAGTTCGAAGTGCGCCGCGAGGAAGTCGGCAAGGGTGGTGTCGTGCGCGATCGGACGCTTCATTCGCGCGTCTGCGACCAGGTCCGGGCGTGGCTGGAAGGGGAGGGCTGGACCGCGCAGGGTATCGAGACCAGCCCCATCACCGGCCCGGAAGGCAATGTCGAATTCCTGATCGCCGCCCAAAGGCTTTAG
- a CDS encoding TspO/MBR family protein translates to MTTLASKAQLRASFVRWALLTVPACVLLGYLSGQLGSADTLWFEQLEKPDIFPPGYVFGVVWSILYAMMGLALALVCSAWGAKGRTAAIVLFLVQFAVNLAWTPIFFGAYQITGGLIVIGILAVLLALTIVAFWRIRTLAGVLLLPYLAWVLFASVLNYQFLQLNPETDGVDPTGPIQSVEI, encoded by the coding sequence ATGACCACACTGGCGTCCAAGGCGCAGTTGCGAGCGAGTTTTGTCCGGTGGGCCCTGCTCACCGTCCCGGCCTGCGTCCTGCTGGGCTATTTGTCCGGCCAGCTTGGTAGCGCCGACACGCTGTGGTTCGAACAGCTGGAAAAGCCCGATATTTTCCCGCCCGGCTATGTGTTCGGCGTCGTCTGGTCGATCCTCTACGCCATGATGGGCCTCGCCTTAGCGCTCGTCTGCAGCGCCTGGGGGGCGAAGGGGCGAACGGCGGCGATCGTCCTGTTCCTCGTCCAGTTCGCGGTCAACCTGGCCTGGACGCCGATCTTCTTCGGTGCCTACCAGATCACCGGCGGACTGATCGTGATCGGTATCCTTGCCGTGCTTCTCGCACTGACGATCGTCGCGTTCTGGCGGATCAGGACGCTCGCGGGTGTGCTTTTGCTGCCCTATCTGGCCTGGGTGCTGTTCGCGTCGGTCCTCAACTACCAGTTCCTGCAGCTTAATCCGGAGACCGACGGGGTAGACCCGACCGGTCCGATCCAGAGTGTGGAAATCTGA
- a CDS encoding LysR family transcriptional regulator produces MKRTHLPLNALRVFDAAARHLSFTRAADELAVTPAAVGQQIRALEDHLGTVLFRRTSRGLELTGEGAAGLDALREGFLKFEESVQAMQAGQASDRYTIAAPREFYAQWLAPRLADFRKENPTIQIHVVEDEYADFTEANLDFAIRLVDGPGDLEGVALGEARKVIVARHDAPDDWIGWTAANLPDDVRPAIEVATAGQALSSAMAGLGRTVLPLMLAESALAKNELAAVEGPMDARRAYWLLAPLPQWRQKKVRALADWLTRADET; encoded by the coding sequence ATGAAGCGAACCCACCTGCCCCTCAATGCGCTGCGCGTCTTCGATGCCGCCGCACGGCACCTGTCGTTCACGCGGGCGGCGGACGAGCTTGCCGTGACCCCGGCCGCGGTGGGTCAGCAGATCAGGGCGCTGGAAGACCATCTGGGCACCGTCCTGTTCCGCCGTACCAGCCGCGGGCTCGAACTGACCGGCGAAGGGGCCGCCGGCCTGGACGCCCTTCGCGAGGGATTCCTCAAGTTCGAGGAAAGCGTACAGGCGATGCAGGCCGGACAGGCGAGCGACCGGTACACGATTGCCGCCCCGCGCGAGTTCTACGCGCAGTGGCTGGCCCCCCGCCTCGCGGATTTCCGCAAGGAAAACCCTACGATCCAGATCCACGTGGTCGAAGACGAGTATGCCGACTTCACCGAAGCGAACCTGGATTTCGCGATCCGCCTTGTCGACGGACCCGGCGATCTGGAAGGGGTGGCTCTGGGCGAAGCACGCAAGGTAATCGTCGCGCGGCACGACGCGCCGGACGACTGGATCGGCTGGACGGCGGCCAATCTTCCGGACGATGTGCGCCCGGCCATCGAGGTCGCGACGGCAGGTCAGGCGCTCAGTTCGGCCATGGCGGGGCTCGGCCGCACGGTACTGCCGCTGATGCTCGCGGAATCGGCGCTGGCGAAAAACGAACTCGCGGCCGTCGAAGGCCCGATGGATGCGCGCCGCGCTTACTGGCTGCTTGCACCGCTGCCGCAGTGGCGCCAGAAAAAGGTCAGGGCACTCGCCGACTGGCTGACGCGCGCCGACGAAACCTGA
- the apaG gene encoding Co2+/Mg2+ efflux protein ApaG: MIQLFDHAATSHDITVRVAVNFLPEQSLPAAGKWFWVYHIRIENGSDETVQLLTRHWRITDARGMVNHVDGEGVVGEQPVLAPGQSHDYVSGCPLITPHGSMEGFYTFARQAGEPIEVRIPFFPLAAPAPAN; encoded by the coding sequence ATGATCCAGCTATTTGACCATGCCGCCACGTCCCACGACATCACTGTCCGCGTGGCAGTCAATTTCCTTCCCGAACAGTCCCTCCCGGCGGCGGGGAAGTGGTTCTGGGTCTACCACATAAGGATCGAGAACGGCTCGGACGAGACCGTGCAACTGCTGACCCGGCACTGGCGCATCACCGATGCGCGCGGGATGGTGAACCATGTCGACGGCGAAGGCGTCGTCGGTGAACAGCCGGTCCTCGCACCCGGGCAGAGCCATGATTACGTGTCGGGCTGTCCGCTGATTACGCCGCACGGATCGATGGAAGGCTTCTACACCTTCGCCCGGCAGGCCGGGGAGCCGATCGAGGTGCGCATCCCCTTCTTCCCCTTGGCCGCGCCCGCGCCCGCGAACTGA
- a CDS encoding PilZ domain-containing protein has protein sequence MHLPRGSLPSGIDDGSAVTPHLSAPTSAPHSRDEETRTPLGDAPTHAEIVECRRAADRHLTFLRPCCITLAHGAYLALVRNLSPVGAQIETDQDLRVGETLEYFWDGIEPIEARVVWQDGRRVGVENLAEADPKIFARPDRSARIPCERNAQIWVEGNRFQAVVLNISLRGLMAYGLPEFAPGTLATICLGRRSFEQTRLRWVAHGSAGFQFAEPLGANLLMELLRENDCDPKDRMVA, from the coding sequence ATGCACCTACCCAGGGGGAGCCTGCCATCGGGCATCGACGATGGTTCCGCGGTCACGCCGCACCTGTCCGCTCCGACGAGCGCACCACATTCCCGAGACGAAGAAACGCGCACGCCGCTTGGCGATGCGCCTACGCATGCCGAAATCGTCGAATGCCGCCGCGCGGCCGACCGGCATCTCACTTTCCTGCGCCCCTGCTGCATCACGCTGGCCCACGGGGCCTATCTCGCGCTCGTGCGCAATCTTTCCCCCGTCGGTGCGCAGATCGAGACCGACCAAGATCTTCGCGTCGGTGAGACGCTCGAATATTTCTGGGACGGCATCGAACCGATCGAAGCCCGCGTCGTCTGGCAGGACGGCCGCCGTGTCGGGGTGGAGAACCTTGCCGAAGCGGACCCGAAGATCTTCGCCCGTCCCGACCGCTCTGCCCGCATCCCGTGCGAACGCAATGCGCAGATCTGGGTCGAGGGAAACCGGTTCCAGGCCGTCGTCCTCAACATCTCGCTGCGCGGACTGATGGCATACGGCCTGCCCGAATTCGCCCCGGGCACGCTCGCCACGATCTGCCTCGGCCGCCGTTCCTTCGAACAGACGCGGTTGCGCTGGGTTGCTCATGGATCGGCCGGTTTCCAGTTCGCCGAGCCGCTGGGCGCAAACCTGCTGATGGAATTGCTGCGCGAGAACGACTGCGATCCGAAAGACCGGATGGTCGCCTGA